Proteins encoded within one genomic window of Nitrospirota bacterium:
- a CDS encoding thiamine pyrophosphate-dependent dehydrogenase E1 component subunit alpha, giving the protein MDIEKRDLLQLYYYLKLTRSVENRVTALYRQGKILGGVWTSNGMEAISVGYSYALGINDVIAPYFRDMGAYLVRGITPKRIFAQYLGKKTGVTGGKEGNVHVGDINLNVLGYPSHLADNYPVAVGVALSFKVRNEKRVVAACTGDGGTSRGDFHEALNMASVWKVPVVFFCNNNQYAYSTPLKLQMAIENVADRALAYGIPSEVVDGNDVIAVYNAAKNAYDRARSGEGPSFIECKTMRMHGHSEHDAAKYVPLELLEEWKKKDPVIKMEHYLTTNKIATQEELLVLDERIKNEIQAAEEFAENSPLPEGRDALEGVYATAL; this is encoded by the coding sequence AAGAGAGACCTTCTTCAGTTGTACTACTATCTTAAATTGACCCGGAGCGTTGAAAACCGTGTTACAGCATTATACCGGCAGGGAAAGATCCTTGGCGGGGTATGGACCAGCAATGGTATGGAGGCCATATCTGTCGGATACTCATACGCCCTTGGGATTAATGATGTCATTGCACCATATTTCCGGGACATGGGGGCATACCTTGTAAGGGGCATAACCCCTAAAAGGATTTTTGCACAGTACTTAGGTAAGAAGACCGGCGTAACAGGCGGCAAAGAGGGAAATGTGCATGTCGGTGATATTAACCTGAATGTTCTGGGTTATCCGAGTCATCTTGCTGATAACTATCCTGTTGCAGTCGGGGTTGCCCTTTCATTTAAGGTTAGAAATGAAAAACGTGTTGTTGCCGCATGTACAGGAGATGGGGGCACAAGCAGGGGTGATTTCCATGAGGCATTGAATATGGCATCTGTATGGAAGGTGCCTGTAGTATTTTTCTGCAATAACAATCAGTATGCCTATTCAACCCCATTGAAATTGCAGATGGCTATTGAAAATGTCGCTGACCGTGCATTGGCTTATGGAATCCCATCGGAGGTTGTGGATGGCAATGATGTTATTGCAGTGTATAATGCCGCAAAGAATGCTTATGATAGGGCACGGTCAGGTGAAGGGCCTTCCTTTATTGAATGTAAGACCATGCGTATGCACGGACATTCAGAACACGATGCAGCAAAATACGTCCCGCTGGAGCTTTTGGAAGAGTGGAAGAAAAAAGACCCTGTAATTAAAATGGAACATTATTTAACAACTAACAAAATAGCAACACAAGAGGAGCTTTTGGTCTTGGACGAACGCATAAAAAATGAGATTCAGGCCGCAGAAGAGTTTGCTGAAAACAGCCCGCTTCCTGAAGGAAGGGATGCATTGGAAGGGGTGTATGCAACGGCATTGTAG
- a CDS encoding 2-oxo acid dehydrogenase subunit E2, giving the protein MHEIIMPQMGESVVEGTILKWLVDEGQRVEKDHPLVEISTDKIDTEIPSPFSGILKTIVHKQDETVPVGKVIAFIEEFKDDEKIPPPLNPLPRGEGKLMVQTGGEGAKLISPPLRGVPSFVPSPLTGEGQGGGEQEQRNIFTPLVKRLSREYGIDLDEINKITGTGAGGRITKDDILDYVERTQKMPLIAIAKPSPVEAIKPETREEIIPLSNKRRIIAERMVKSKTEIPHVTTTFEADLTGITRFRSLNKDIILKEHGVHLTFLPFIINAVTSTIRKYPILNAMWNGNEIIIKKYINIGIAVSLEDGLIVPVIKDADKKGLVELARESQELAKRAREKNLGLEDLQDGTFTITNYGIGGSLFGTPIILPSQTAILGIGAIMKRAVVIGDAIAIRDMVYLSLSFDHRVIDGAQADRFMADVKEDLEGWRGKIEKVSADASGFGGVW; this is encoded by the coding sequence ATGCATGAAATAATAATGCCACAGATGGGTGAAAGCGTTGTTGAAGGGACGATATTAAAGTGGCTTGTTGATGAAGGTCAGCGAGTAGAGAAAGACCATCCCCTTGTTGAAATCAGTACAGATAAGATTGACACTGAAATACCGTCACCTTTCTCAGGGATATTAAAAACCATAGTTCACAAGCAAGATGAGACCGTTCCTGTAGGGAAAGTTATTGCGTTTATTGAGGAATTTAAGGATGATGAAAAAATACCCCCTCCCCTTAATCCCCTCCCGCGAGGGGAGGGGAAATTAATGGTGCAAACGGGGGGAGAGGGTGCTAAGCTTATCTCACCTCCCTTGAGGGGAGTTCCTTCGTTTGTCCCCTCCCCCTTGACGGGGGAGGGCCAGGGTGGGGGTGAGCAAGAGCAAAGAAATATATTTACCCCTCTCGTAAAACGCCTCTCCAGAGAATACGGTATTGACCTGGATGAGATTAATAAGATTACCGGTACAGGTGCAGGGGGCAGGATTACGAAAGATGATATTCTGGACTATGTTGAGAGAACCCAAAAGATGCCGCTTATTGCTATTGCAAAACCATCTCCTGTTGAGGCAATAAAACCTGAAACAAGAGAAGAGATTATTCCTTTGAGCAATAAGCGAAGGATCATTGCAGAGAGGATGGTTAAAAGTAAAACAGAGATACCTCATGTCACAACAACATTCGAAGCAGACCTGACAGGTATCACCCGATTCAGGTCTTTGAATAAAGACATCATATTAAAAGAACATGGTGTTCACCTCACCTTTCTTCCTTTTATTATTAATGCTGTTACTTCAACGATCAGGAAGTATCCCATACTTAATGCTATGTGGAATGGAAATGAGATTATAATTAAAAAATATATAAATATCGGGATAGCTGTTTCATTGGAGGACGGCCTTATAGTCCCTGTTATTAAAGATGCTGATAAAAAGGGACTGGTAGAGCTTGCAAGAGAGAGCCAGGAACTCGCAAAGCGTGCACGAGAGAAGAACCTCGGATTGGAAGACCTGCAGGATGGGACGTTTACTATCACTAACTATGGCATTGGAGGGAGTCTGTTTGGGACTCCAATAATTCTGCCGTCACAAACAGCAATACTAGGAATCGGTGCAATTATGAAGAGGGCTGTTGTTATAGGTGATGCCATAGCAATCAGGGACATGGTTTATCTAAGCCTCTCATTTGACCACCGCGTTATTGACGGTGCACAGGCTGACCGGTTCATGGCAGATGTTAAAGAAGATCTGGAAGGATGGAGAGGTAAGATTGAAAAGGTGTCTGCTGATGCGTCCGGGTTTGGTGGAGTATGGTAA
- the lipB gene encoding lipoyl(octanoyl) transferase LipB — protein MLKKIWKDGEVRLKRCLLMRPGLVEYGKAWDIQRELFFARSNNEIEDTLVLLQHPPTYTFGRSSERPSEIAQPLLKESPQKGDVNSASIYFVDRGGGAAYHGPGQILGYPILYLKSYTPDFHTYLRMLEDVIIKTLKDFQIESQRINGYTGVWVDNKKIGCIGVRIIKGFTMHGFSINVNNDLSPYEKIIPCNIKDVKMMSIQEIIERVPDISTVEERIIRNFSEVFHVMFEI, from the coding sequence ATGTTAAAGAAGATCTGGAAGGATGGAGAGGTAAGATTGAAAAGGTGTCTGCTGATGCGTCCGGGTTTGGTGGAGTATGGTAAGGCATGGGATATCCAGAGAGAACTATTCTTTGCAAGGTCCAACAATGAGATTGAAGATACCTTAGTCCTGCTGCAGCATCCCCCGACTTACACGTTCGGCCGTTCAAGTGAGCGTCCAAGTGAGATAGCACAACCGTTGCTCAAAGAGTCTCCTCAGAAAGGAGACGTTAATAGCGCATCTATCTATTTTGTAGACAGGGGAGGAGGTGCTGCCTACCACGGGCCAGGCCAGATATTGGGGTATCCTATTCTATATTTAAAGTCTTACACCCCTGATTTTCATACATACCTGAGGATGCTTGAAGATGTAATTATAAAAACCCTTAAAGACTTTCAGATTGAATCACAAAGGATAAATGGATATACAGGTGTGTGGGTGGATAACAAAAAAATAGGTTGTATCGGCGTCAGGATTATAAAGGGGTTCACTATGCATGGGTTTTCAATAAACGTAAACAATGACCTGAGTCCTTATGAAAAGATAATTCCATGCAATATTAAAGATGTAAAGATGATGTCTATTCAAGAAATTATTGAGAGAGTGCCGGATATATCAACTGTTGAGGAAAGAATAATAAGGAATTTTTCTGAAGTATTTCATGTAATGTTTGAGATATAA
- a CDS encoding ABC transporter substrate-binding protein, with translation MNNKLRIILIFSVFYFAVSVGTAFCSEIAVIKSQDLPIYQQALDGFKKIYRGKVSEYDLKGRPDESADIIIALKKDPPDLILTIGLYAARMAKENFSQTPVVYCMVYDPLRLSLSGGNITGVSLETNPMDTFMRIKDFFPSSKRIGVLFDPVKSGKTVNQAMIAAQRSGLTLIAEEVTSEKQIPDALRAIQHKIDLLWMIPDSTVVTAESIDFIFLTALENNTPVISFSDEMVRKGAVMAILPDYHSVGEQAGRLAIDILRGKSPAKIPVTLSEKIRTLINPGIAKKIGIEINADHVRSTKSYRIELYTPETNVGKIQRQSNTKKIYE, from the coding sequence GTGAATAATAAGCTCCGGATTATACTCATCTTTTCTGTTTTTTATTTTGCTGTAAGTGTCGGTACCGCATTCTGTTCTGAGATTGCTGTTATCAAAAGTCAGGATTTGCCTATTTATCAGCAGGCATTGGATGGCTTTAAGAAGATATATAGGGGAAAGGTAAGTGAGTATGACCTGAAAGGCAGGCCGGATGAATCTGCTGATATTATTATCGCATTAAAGAAAGACCCTCCTGACCTTATACTTACGATTGGACTATATGCAGCTAGGATGGCGAAAGAAAATTTTTCTCAAACTCCGGTTGTTTATTGCATGGTTTATGATCCGCTGCGTTTATCTCTGTCAGGGGGAAATATAACAGGAGTAAGTCTGGAAACCAATCCAATGGACACCTTTATGAGAATAAAGGATTTTTTCCCTTCATCAAAAAGAATAGGAGTTTTATTTGATCCGGTTAAATCCGGAAAGACTGTGAATCAGGCTATGATTGCTGCTCAAAGGTCAGGCTTAACACTTATAGCAGAAGAGGTAACATCTGAAAAACAGATTCCGGATGCGCTCAGGGCTATTCAGCATAAAATAGATCTCCTCTGGATGATTCCCGACAGCACTGTTGTTACAGCAGAATCCATTGACTTTATATTTTTGACTGCCCTTGAAAACAACACCCCTGTAATATCCTTTTCAGATGAAATGGTAAGGAAGGGGGCTGTTATGGCAATTTTACCTGATTATCATTCAGTTGGGGAACAGGCCGGCCGTCTGGCAATTGATATTCTAAGGGGTAAGAGCCCGGCAAAGATTCCGGTGACCCTTTCAGAAAAGATACGGACATTGATTAATCCCGGCATTGCTAAAAAGATAGGCATTGAAATTAACGCAGACCATGTTCGTTCCACAAAGTCATACCGGATAGAGTTGTATACGCCGGAGACGAATGTAGGTAAAATCCAGCGGCAATCTAATACTAAGAAGATATATGAATAA